A part of Lacibacter sp. H407 genomic DNA contains:
- a CDS encoding MauE/DoxX family redox-associated membrane protein: MKKLPVLQIISSLLILLFAYTAISKLLAYPSFTRTLTESPLIHNGAGTIAWLLPAAELIVVLLLFFPALRKTGLYATAGLLFLFTVYLSYMVLFVPHLPCSCGGVLRSMSWQQHIFFNLFFLGLSVFGIYLHARQTNHQ, encoded by the coding sequence ATGAAAAAGTTACCTGTTCTACAAATTATCTCAAGCCTGTTGATCTTGCTGTTTGCGTACACAGCTATCAGTAAGTTACTCGCTTACCCATCGTTTACCCGAACACTTACGGAATCACCACTGATTCATAATGGAGCAGGCACGATTGCATGGTTGCTACCCGCAGCCGAGTTGATCGTTGTTCTGCTCCTGTTTTTTCCTGCACTTCGAAAGACGGGTTTGTATGCAACTGCGGGCTTATTGTTCTTGTTTACCGTTTATCTCAGTTATATGGTTTTGTTTGTACCTCATTTGCCCTGCAGTTGTGGTGGTGTGTTACGAAGTATGAGTTGGCAGCAACACATATTTTTCAATTTATTTTTTCTTGGTTTAAGTGTGTTTGGTATTTACCTGCATGCCAGGCAGACAAACCATCAATAG
- a CDS encoding DUF6520 family protein has protein sequence MKKFLLPMFAILLAVGFSAFTQPEKVRYDDPLWYYTGVDDSEHGNQEFYVPLEGQGTQAGCPGESIVRCVIAAPVDGMTGKPDLNNISAFPSFKP, from the coding sequence ATGAAAAAGTTTTTATTGCCAATGTTTGCGATTTTATTAGCGGTTGGTTTCAGTGCATTTACACAACCTGAAAAAGTAAGGTACGATGATCCACTGTGGTATTATACCGGAGTTGATGATTCCGAGCATGGTAACCAGGAATTTTATGTACCATTAGAAGGGCAGGGTACTCAGGCAGGATGTCCTGGCGAAAGCATCGTTCGATGTGTAATTGCAGCGCCGGTTGATGGCATGACAGGAAAGCCTGATCTGAATAATATTTCAGCGTTTCCTTCCTTTAAGCCTTAA
- a CDS encoding RagB/SusD family nutrient uptake outer membrane protein has protein sequence MKYIIIFAVSITLLSCKKYLDEKPSSDLAIPTSAKEVLALLDNSTALNGSWPSAIELGSDDYYITTAQWQVRPLAERNAYIWAEDVFNENERNAWSLTYTNVYIANVVLDALKKEGGLNGSQSDLNNAEGQALFYRAFAFYHLLQLFTKPYNAATAANDPGIPLRLDSDFNKPTTRAALQQSYDQVINDLKTAVQLLPVTQEWKTRPSKAAALTLLARIYLIMQKYQEASAITEQALQSHNSLLDFNTLNETLANPISLFNAEVIFHSVLGSVTTLITNAKVDSVLYNAYNTNDKRKTVFFRRNTDGSYAFKGSYDGSVRLFNGFTSAELYLMKAELLARAGNTSDAMNALNQLLIKRWKSGTFTPLTAATAQEALTIILQERRKELVLRGVRWSDVRRLNQSSATAITIKRLINNQIIELLPGSNRYVYKIPDLVIQMTGIPQNP, from the coding sequence ATGAAATACATTATAATTTTTGCAGTAAGTATCACTTTACTCTCTTGTAAAAAATATCTGGATGAAAAACCATCATCCGATCTGGCTATACCAACATCCGCAAAAGAGGTATTGGCCCTCCTCGACAATTCTACAGCCCTCAACGGCTCCTGGCCGTCAGCAATAGAACTTGGCTCCGATGATTATTATATCACAACAGCACAGTGGCAGGTACGCCCCCTTGCTGAGCGGAATGCATATATCTGGGCCGAAGATGTTTTCAACGAAAACGAACGCAACGCATGGTCACTTACGTATACAAATGTGTACATAGCAAATGTTGTATTAGATGCATTAAAAAAAGAGGGAGGCCTCAACGGTTCACAATCCGATCTTAACAATGCAGAGGGCCAGGCATTGTTCTATCGTGCATTTGCATTTTATCATCTGTTACAATTGTTTACCAAGCCATACAATGCTGCAACGGCTGCAAACGATCCCGGCATTCCACTACGTCTTGATTCCGATTTTAATAAACCCACAACAAGAGCTGCACTTCAGCAATCCTACGATCAGGTTATCAATGATCTCAAAACTGCAGTGCAACTATTACCGGTTACACAGGAATGGAAAACACGTCCTTCAAAAGCGGCTGCCTTAACATTGTTGGCAAGGATATATCTCATCATGCAAAAATATCAGGAGGCATCTGCCATAACAGAACAGGCACTGCAATCGCACAACAGTTTACTTGATTTCAACACACTAAATGAAACACTTGCCAACCCCATATCACTGTTTAATGCCGAAGTGATTTTTCATTCAGTCCTCGGCTCCGTTACCACACTCATTACAAACGCAAAAGTGGATTCAGTTTTATACAACGCTTACAACACAAACGATAAAAGAAAAACAGTATTCTTCCGTCGCAATACAGATGGCAGCTACGCATTCAAGGGAAGTTACGACGGCTCAGTTCGATTGTTTAATGGCTTCACATCAGCAGAACTCTATCTCATGAAAGCAGAACTGCTGGCACGTGCCGGTAATACAAGCGATGCAATGAACGCTTTAAATCAATTGTTGATAAAAAGATGGAAGAGTGGCACATTTACACCACTCACTGCAGCAACAGCACAAGAAGCACTTACGATTATTTTACAGGAGCGTAGAAAAGAATTGGTTCTTCGTGGTGTTCGATGGAGCGATGTAAGAAGGCTAAACCAATCGTCCGCAACGGCAATCACTATAAAACGACTCATAAATAATCAGATCATTGAATTACTGCCCGGAAGCAATCGCTACGTCTATAAAATTCCGGATCTTGTTATTCAAATGACAGGTATCCCTCAAAACCCATAA
- a CDS encoding SusC/RagA family TonB-linked outer membrane protein — translation MKKIIILLTCICPFFTMCQPISIRGTVLNTENDPVFGATVTIKSNGLTTQTDADGAFYFPSSRLTDTILVSAVGYFSKETPNNERGLLTVRLQKKPNELSEVIVSSGFQKLPKERATGSFEIINAELINRRVSTNLLERLEGVSSVYFDNRRGAAEPLTIRGRSTFLGNAAPMIIVDNVPYEADIENINPNDIENITILKDAAAASVWGARAANGVIVVTTKKGRFNQKPVLQFNTNTTITQKPDLFYAPQLSSEAYIGIEEMLFNNNHYNAALSNTLNYPVVSPVVEILAAQRLGAITQQQAQQQLNNFKQNDVRNDLLQHFYQPAVSSQHAVSYTGGAANFNYILSLGYDHNNANLRRNQTSRLTLRSLFTVKPVHWFQLTLGLQTVQAKNFSANPAINMVPVATPGLYPYSKLVDENGMALSIPKDYRSTFVDTAGAGTLLNWKYSPLQELQEANNRLTANEYRYNLQSEIKWTRFLNTTLTWQLQKQENLQQNLFNENTYFTRNLINLYYSRSTQKFNIPAGSIFDQNISATIANTARLQNNLSLNWKNRNEVVAIAGAEVRQTKATSSSYRVFGYDPENQTFTNVNFADNFQLYNNLRSQQPIPNNSSFSTEIFRFISAYANAAYTRDNKYILSFSARKDASNIFGVTTNRKGVPLWSSGFAWIISKESFYHAAALPYLKLRATYGVNGNVDNSMAAVTTIRYATRALFTQLPYATIQNIPNPSLRWEQTKTINIGIDFASKADRIKGSIEWFSKQGVDLIGFAPIDPTTGVQTNATFSYKGNVASMQGQGIELNVTSRNTVGVVQWSTALIANYVESKVKNFRVASVSAGTFINQGLSISPVTGSHLYSIYAYRWAGLNPANGDPQGFLNNNVSTNYNSLVNAPVQELAYKGSAVPVVFGSCMNTIRWKQFSCSVNMIYKLGYSFMRSTVNYSVLLNGTAAHPDYEKRWQKPGDEVTTNVPSFIYPNPGSNRDALYRSAEIQVEKGDHIRLQDISLSYDLPVSQKWKWMQTMKCYTYFNNLGIIWRANKLNIDPDYFAGGYPLPRSVAFGIKASF, via the coding sequence ATGAAAAAAATAATCATCCTCCTCACATGCATCTGCCCTTTCTTCACCATGTGCCAGCCAATCTCCATCCGTGGCACCGTGCTCAACACGGAGAACGATCCCGTCTTCGGCGCAACAGTTACAATAAAAAGCAACGGCCTCACCACACAAACCGATGCCGATGGCGCTTTCTACTTCCCATCCTCTCGGCTAACCGATACCATCCTTGTTTCTGCTGTAGGCTATTTTAGCAAAGAAACACCCAACAACGAACGGGGCTTGCTTACCGTTCGCCTGCAAAAAAAACCAAACGAACTGTCAGAGGTAATTGTAAGCAGTGGCTTTCAGAAACTACCAAAAGAAAGAGCCACCGGTTCCTTTGAAATCATCAATGCCGAACTCATCAATCGACGTGTAAGCACCAACCTGCTCGAACGCCTCGAAGGGGTTAGCTCAGTTTATTTCGACAACAGGCGGGGAGCCGCCGAGCCACTCACCATCCGTGGCCGCAGTACATTCCTTGGCAATGCCGCCCCCATGATCATTGTCGACAATGTACCCTACGAAGCCGATATCGAAAACATTAATCCAAACGATATCGAAAACATCACCATCCTCAAAGATGCAGCAGCAGCGTCTGTTTGGGGAGCAAGAGCAGCCAACGGTGTAATTGTAGTTACAACAAAAAAAGGCCGCTTTAATCAAAAACCCGTTTTACAATTCAATACCAATACCACCATCACTCAAAAACCCGATTTGTTTTATGCTCCGCAATTATCATCGGAAGCATATATCGGCATTGAAGAAATGTTGTTCAATAACAATCACTACAATGCAGCCCTTTCAAACACGTTAAATTATCCAGTAGTGTCACCTGTCGTGGAAATACTCGCTGCACAACGTCTTGGTGCCATTACTCAACAGCAGGCACAACAGCAATTGAATAACTTTAAGCAAAACGATGTTCGCAACGATTTGCTTCAACATTTTTATCAACCTGCCGTTTCTTCGCAACATGCCGTTAGCTATACCGGCGGCGCTGCCAATTTTAATTACATCCTGTCACTGGGTTACGATCACAACAACGCAAACCTCCGCCGCAATCAAACTAGCCGCTTAACACTTCGGTCGCTTTTCACAGTGAAACCTGTTCATTGGTTTCAACTTACACTTGGTTTGCAAACAGTACAGGCAAAAAATTTCTCCGCAAATCCTGCCATCAATATGGTGCCTGTAGCAACGCCGGGTTTGTATCCCTACTCAAAACTGGTCGATGAAAATGGAATGGCCTTATCAATACCGAAAGACTATCGTTCAACCTTTGTTGATACTGCCGGCGCTGGCACACTCTTAAATTGGAAATACAGCCCCTTACAGGAATTACAGGAAGCCAATAACCGGCTTACAGCAAACGAGTACAGGTACAACCTTCAATCCGAAATAAAATGGACCCGCTTCCTTAATACAACGCTAACATGGCAACTGCAGAAACAGGAAAACCTGCAGCAAAATCTGTTTAACGAAAACACATATTTCACACGCAACCTCATCAATCTCTACTACAGCAGGTCAACACAGAAGTTTAATATTCCGGCAGGTAGCATTTTCGATCAAAACATCTCCGCTACAATTGCAAATACAGCAAGGCTCCAAAACAACCTGTCATTAAATTGGAAAAATCGTAACGAAGTGGTAGCCATTGCAGGTGCTGAAGTGCGCCAAACAAAAGCAACTTCATCTTCATACCGGGTATTTGGTTATGACCCCGAAAATCAAACATTTACCAATGTAAACTTCGCCGACAATTTTCAGCTCTACAATAACCTCAGGAGCCAACAGCCCATTCCCAACAACAGTTCCTTTTCAACAGAGATATTCCGTTTTATTTCTGCCTATGCAAATGCTGCCTACACACGGGATAATAAATACATTCTCTCCTTCAGTGCAAGAAAAGATGCGTCCAATATTTTTGGTGTTACCACAAACCGTAAAGGCGTACCGTTATGGTCATCGGGCTTTGCATGGATCATTAGCAAAGAATCGTTTTATCATGCTGCTGCATTGCCCTATCTCAAACTCAGGGCTACCTATGGTGTAAATGGAAATGTCGACAATTCAATGGCAGCCGTTACAACAATTCGCTATGCCACAAGAGCATTGTTTACGCAGCTTCCGTATGCAACCATTCAAAACATTCCCAATCCTTCTTTACGTTGGGAGCAAACAAAAACAATCAACATCGGTATCGATTTCGCATCGAAAGCCGATAGAATAAAAGGAAGCATTGAATGGTTCAGCAAACAAGGCGTCGATCTCATAGGCTTTGCTCCAATTGATCCAACTACTGGCGTACAAACAAATGCTACATTTTCATACAAGGGCAATGTTGCATCAATGCAAGGTCAGGGCATTGAACTGAATGTAACCAGCAGAAATACCGTGGGAGTTGTGCAATGGTCAACTGCACTCATTGCAAATTATGTTGAATCAAAAGTGAAAAACTTTAGAGTGGCTTCGGTAAGTGCCGGCACCTTTATCAACCAAGGTCTTAGTATTAGTCCGGTAACTGGTAGCCACCTGTATAGTATCTACGCCTACCGTTGGGCTGGGCTCAATCCGGCAAATGGCGATCCGCAGGGCTTCCTCAATAACAATGTCAGTACCAATTACAATTCGCTGGTGAATGCGCCGGTTCAGGAACTCGCATACAAAGGATCAGCCGTTCCGGTTGTCTTCGGTTCGTGTATGAATACGATTCGATGGAAACAATTCAGTTGTTCTGTCAATATGATTTACAAATTGGGCTACTCCTTTATGCGCAGTACAGTTAACTATTCAGTGTTGCTCAATGGCACAGCTGCCCATCCCGACTATGAAAAACGTTGGCAAAAACCCGGCGATGAAGTAACAACAAATGTGCCTTCGTTTATTTATCCAAATCCTGGTTCCAATCGTGATGCCTTATATCGTTCAGCTGAAATACAGGTTGAAAAAGGCGATCACATTCGCTTGCAGGATATTTCATTGTCGTATGATCTGCCGGTAAGCCAAAAATGGAAATGGATGCAGACAATGAAATGCTATACCTACTTCAACAACCTCGGTATCATCTGGAGGGCAAACAAATTAAATATCGATCCCGATTATTTCGCAGGCGGCTACCCCTTACCTCGCAGTGTAGCCTTCGGCATCAAAGCATCGTTTTAA
- a CDS encoding TlpA family protein disulfide reductase, producing MKQLILCLALLCPSLMFAQNKPLTIGDTLPPIVWNYLQAQAAPHLQQNTNRFIILDFWATWCTACIKETMPLDRLWRQHKNNLTIIMVAPEPKQQVKAFIDKRKTLKTLSLPFITDDRLLRQFFPYRYLPHQVWIAPGGKIEAITAGGLVNDSILQTWFAGNKPNLRFKSDPPPFDYTQPLFMNTNNHDSASLLYRSQWAGRLLGRGGSSGKQKLNGYVKYYFINRPPLSLYAAAYRFPPNHVIIENINPKSVVLYPTTTEEEKNNLVFTYELTVPENTTPEKITELMATDFNRYLGYYGRMEKRKLNCYALKSTAQTRSLLAQYPDANKIADRSLYWECMLKPLAYLIETLNSSYTEGTGMPIIIDETGIEGKVSLTLSYAALRNINQLKKELNNYAMELVQVEREIEVFVLSKK from the coding sequence ATGAAACAACTCATTCTTTGCCTGGCATTGCTTTGCCCCTCGCTCATGTTCGCACAAAACAAACCGCTCACCATTGGCGATACACTGCCGCCAATCGTTTGGAACTACTTGCAGGCGCAGGCCGCACCCCACCTGCAGCAAAACACCAACCGTTTTATCATCCTCGATTTCTGGGCCACTTGGTGTACGGCTTGTATTAAAGAAACAATGCCATTGGATAGGCTCTGGCGCCAACACAAAAACAACCTCACCATCATCATGGTGGCTCCCGAACCAAAACAACAGGTAAAGGCATTCATCGATAAACGCAAAACACTCAAAACCCTTTCGCTTCCCTTTATTACCGATGATCGGCTCCTGCGTCAGTTCTTTCCCTACCGCTACCTCCCCCATCAGGTTTGGATAGCACCCGGTGGTAAAATTGAAGCCATCACAGCAGGTGGCTTGGTAAACGATAGTATTCTCCAAACATGGTTCGCTGGCAATAAACCAAACCTCCGCTTCAAATCCGATCCGCCTCCCTTCGATTATACGCAACCGTTATTCATGAACACAAACAATCACGATTCCGCATCCCTGCTTTATCGTAGCCAATGGGCAGGTCGCTTGCTTGGCAGAGGTGGCAGCAGTGGCAAACAAAAACTCAATGGCTACGTAAAATACTATTTCATCAACAGGCCTCCGCTTTCATTGTATGCAGCCGCATACAGGTTTCCGCCCAACCACGTCATCATCGAAAACATTAACCCAAAATCAGTAGTACTGTATCCCACAACAACAGAAGAAGAAAAAAACAACCTCGTATTCACGTACGAACTTACCGTACCCGAAAACACAACTCCCGAAAAAATAACCGAACTCATGGCCACCGATTTCAATCGCTACCTCGGTTATTACGGCCGCATGGAAAAAAGAAAACTCAATTGCTATGCCCTCAAGTCCACAGCGCAAACAAGATCGCTGTTGGCGCAATACCCCGATGCAAACAAAATTGCCGACAGGTCACTCTATTGGGAATGCATGCTCAAACCACTTGCATACCTTATCGAAACACTCAACAGCAGCTACACCGAAGGCACCGGCATGCCCATTATCATTGATGAAACAGGCATTGAAGGCAAGGTAAGTCTCACACTTTCATACGCAGCATTACGCAACATCAATCAGCTCAAAAAAGAACTAAACAACTACGCAATGGAACTCGTGCAAGTAGAACGTGAAATCGAAGTATTTGTCCTCTCCAAAAAATAA